The following coding sequences lie in one Nitrospirota bacterium genomic window:
- a CDS encoding 16S rRNA (uracil(1498)-N(3))-methyltransferase — MRIALSPEAIAQRIDISLPPDTSRYLLSVLRCSKGDRIEVIDGKGKAYDAEITGMTKREVRIAILGERQAAAEPPVPLFLCQGVLKGEKMDMVIQKATELGVKEIVPLIAERSLVRETRKVQRWGKIAEEAAEQSGRAVIPLVREPMTFAAFFSLQRAESLRGMIFWERTGLPLREALSRIALPPGSSSGDPSLHPYGSSPLHLFIGPEGGFSIDEVHRAEAQGIVPVTLGSRILRAETAAIVAVALVQFILEGEGAA, encoded by the coding sequence ATGAGAATCGCGCTCTCTCCGGAAGCCATCGCACAACGTATCGATATCAGCCTGCCTCCCGATACGTCCCGCTATCTTCTCTCCGTGCTCCGGTGCTCGAAAGGAGACCGCATAGAGGTGATCGACGGAAAGGGGAAAGCGTACGACGCGGAGATCACCGGCATGACAAAGCGGGAAGTGCGCATCGCTATCCTGGGCGAACGGCAGGCGGCAGCTGAGCCCCCCGTGCCTCTTTTCCTCTGCCAGGGAGTGCTTAAGGGCGAAAAGATGGATATGGTGATCCAGAAGGCTACGGAGCTGGGAGTCAAGGAGATCGTCCCCCTCATCGCCGAGCGGAGCCTCGTCAGGGAGACGAGAAAGGTGCAGCGGTGGGGCAAGATCGCTGAAGAGGCTGCCGAACAGTCCGGCCGGGCGGTGATTCCCCTCGTCCGCGAGCCGATGACCTTCGCGGCTTTCTTCTCGCTGCAGCGCGCCGAATCGCTCAGGGGCATGATTTTCTGGGAGCGGACCGGTCTGCCGCTGAGGGAGGCGCTCTCTCGCATAGCCCTCCCACCGGGCTCCTCTTCCGGCGATCCATCCCTTCATCCTTACGGCTCCTCGCCGCTCCATCTTTTCATAGGACCCGAAGGCGGGTTCTCTATCGACGAAGTCCATCGAGCGGAAGCGCAGGGCATCGTGCCGGTGACGCTGGGGAGCAGGATACTGCGCGCCGAGACAGCGGCAATCGTCGCCGTTGCGCTGGTTCAGTTCATTCTCGAGGGCGAGGGCGCGGCATGA
- the dnaJ gene encoding molecular chaperone DnaJ yields the protein MKDYYSVLGVGRDATQEDIKKAFRQLALKYHPDRNPGDKESEERFKEINEAYTCLGDPEKRGNYDRYGTAEGLGAGAGYGFGGFGGGAPFEDLFEDIFDGFFGAFGGGKRTRATKGADLRYNLAVTLEEVAFGAEKTIKVPRWQACSVCSGTGAEPGSPPTTCSQCKGTGHIRFQQGFFSVSKTCGKCQGTGKIITNPCRTCEGNGKVKEQRELSVKIPAGVDSGSRLRLTGEGDFGSFGGPPGDLYVVLSVDEHPLFKRDGMNIYCQMPLSYPKAVFGGEVEVPTLNGPATLKIPPGTPSGKSFHLKNKGVPRIGSHHRGDQVVSVYIDVPKKLTPRQKELLEEFARISEEAHDDARGFKDKIKDLFSM from the coding sequence ATGAAAGATTACTACAGCGTTCTCGGCGTTGGCCGGGATGCCACGCAGGAAGATATAAAGAAGGCGTTCCGGCAGCTCGCTTTAAAATACCATCCTGACAGAAACCCCGGAGACAAGGAGTCCGAAGAGCGGTTCAAGGAGATCAACGAGGCCTATACCTGCCTCGGCGACCCTGAAAAACGCGGCAACTACGACCGGTACGGCACTGCTGAAGGCCTCGGCGCCGGCGCGGGATACGGCTTCGGCGGGTTCGGCGGTGGCGCGCCGTTCGAGGACCTCTTCGAGGATATCTTCGACGGCTTCTTCGGCGCCTTCGGCGGCGGCAAAAGGACCCGCGCCACCAAAGGCGCCGACCTGCGCTACAATCTCGCGGTGACGCTCGAGGAGGTCGCCTTCGGCGCCGAGAAGACGATCAAGGTCCCCCGCTGGCAAGCCTGCTCCGTCTGCAGCGGCACCGGGGCGGAGCCGGGGAGCCCTCCCACTACCTGCTCACAGTGCAAAGGAACGGGGCATATACGGTTCCAGCAGGGGTTTTTCAGCGTCTCGAAGACCTGCGGAAAGTGCCAGGGGACCGGGAAGATCATTACGAATCCCTGCCGCACCTGTGAAGGGAACGGCAAGGTCAAGGAGCAGCGCGAGCTGTCGGTCAAAATCCCTGCCGGCGTCGACAGCGGGTCACGGCTGCGGTTGACCGGCGAGGGGGATTTCGGCAGCTTCGGCGGCCCTCCCGGCGACCTGTATGTGGTACTGAGCGTCGACGAGCATCCGCTCTTCAAGCGGGACGGCATGAACATCTATTGCCAGATGCCGCTCTCGTATCCGAAGGCTGTTTTCGGAGGCGAAGTGGAGGTGCCCACCCTCAACGGCCCCGCAACGCTCAAGATTCCGCCGGGGACTCCCTCGGGAAAATCGTTCCATCTGAAGAATAAAGGGGTGCCCCGCATCGGCAGTCATCACCGGGGGGACCAGGTCGTCAGCGTGTACATCGATGTCCCCAAAAAGCTGACGCCCCGCCAGAAAGAGCTCCTCGAAGAGTTCGCGCGCATCAGCGAGGAGGCCCACGACGACGCGAGGGGATTCAAAGACAAGATCAAGGATCTCTTTTCGATGTAG
- the dnaK gene encoding molecular chaperone DnaK, with protein sequence MGKAIGIDLGTTNSVVAVVMGGEPVVIPNQEGSRITPSVVAFTEKGERLAGQIAKRQAVTNPENTVFSIKRLMGRKYSSPEVEHARKRLPYKIAEASNGDAHVEIRGKRYSPPEISAMILQKLKQAAEDYLGETVTEAVITVPAYFDDSQRQATKDAGQIAGLNVLRIINEPTAAALAYGLEKKKEEEVIVYDLGGGTFDVSVLEIGEGVIEVRSTNGDTYLGGDDFDLRIIDWLVDEFRKEQGIDLKQDKMALQRLKEAAERAKIELSTAAETEINLPFITADATGPKHLLMKLSRAKLEQLTDDLVQKTLEPCKKALADAGFSQKDIDEVILVGGQTRMPKVQQAVQGFFGKEPHKGVNPDEVVAVGAAIQAAVLKGEVKEVLLLDVTPLSLGIETLGGVFTKLIERNTTIPVKKSQVFSTATDSQPAVTIKVHQGEREMAADNKLLGVFELVGIPPAPRGVPQIEVTFDIDANGILHVSAKDLGTGKEQSIRITASSGLSEEEVKKMMRDAEAHAEEDRKKKALAEAKNSADTLVYSVEKSLKDYGDKLSETERKEIEAALEKCKRLKDTSTDAAELQAAVDELTKASHKIAEHIYRQQQAQQGAAGEAAGAGAGAQAKSPEEEVVEAEFEDVEKNK encoded by the coding sequence ATGGGTAAGGCAATCGGCATAGATCTCGGAACAACGAACTCGGTAGTGGCGGTAGTTATGGGCGGCGAGCCGGTGGTGATACCGAACCAGGAGGGGTCGCGCATCACTCCTTCCGTGGTCGCGTTTACCGAAAAAGGAGAGCGCCTCGCCGGCCAGATCGCCAAGCGGCAGGCGGTCACCAATCCCGAAAACACGGTTTTTTCGATAAAGAGGCTCATGGGGAGAAAGTACTCTTCTCCCGAAGTCGAGCATGCCCGCAAGCGGCTCCCCTACAAGATCGCGGAGGCGTCGAACGGCGATGCGCATGTCGAGATCCGCGGCAAGCGGTACTCCCCGCCCGAGATCTCGGCAATGATCCTCCAGAAGCTGAAGCAGGCGGCAGAGGATTATCTCGGCGAGACCGTCACCGAGGCGGTCATCACCGTGCCCGCCTACTTCGACGACAGCCAGCGCCAGGCGACGAAAGACGCGGGACAGATCGCGGGCTTGAACGTCCTCAGGATCATCAACGAGCCCACGGCTGCGGCCCTCGCCTACGGCCTCGAGAAGAAGAAAGAGGAAGAGGTCATCGTTTATGACCTGGGCGGCGGCACCTTCGACGTGTCGGTGCTCGAGATCGGCGAAGGCGTCATCGAGGTGCGCTCCACCAACGGCGACACGTATCTGGGCGGCGACGACTTCGACCTCAGGATCATCGACTGGCTCGTCGATGAGTTCCGGAAGGAGCAGGGGATCGACCTCAAGCAGGACAAGATGGCGCTCCAGCGCCTCAAAGAAGCAGCCGAGCGCGCGAAGATCGAGCTTTCGACCGCTGCCGAGACCGAGATCAACCTCCCCTTCATCACTGCCGATGCGACCGGGCCGAAGCATCTCCTGATGAAGCTCTCGAGGGCCAAGCTGGAGCAGCTCACCGATGACCTGGTCCAGAAGACGCTCGAGCCCTGCAAGAAGGCGCTCGCCGATGCGGGGTTTTCCCAGAAGGATATCGACGAGGTGATCCTCGTCGGCGGCCAGACGAGAATGCCGAAGGTCCAGCAGGCGGTGCAGGGCTTTTTCGGCAAGGAGCCCCATAAAGGGGTCAACCCGGACGAGGTGGTCGCGGTCGGCGCCGCCATTCAGGCGGCGGTGCTCAAGGGAGAGGTGAAGGAGGTGCTGCTCCTCGATGTGACGCCCCTCTCGCTCGGCATCGAGACACTTGGCGGCGTCTTCACCAAGCTCATCGAACGGAACACCACCATCCCGGTGAAGAAGTCGCAGGTCTTCTCGACCGCCACCGACAGCCAGCCGGCGGTTACGATCAAGGTGCACCAGGGAGAGCGCGAGATGGCCGCGGACAATAAGCTCCTCGGCGTCTTCGAGCTCGTGGGTATCCCCCCGGCGCCGCGGGGCGTGCCGCAGATCGAGGTCACCTTCGATATCGACGCCAACGGCATTCTCCATGTCTCGGCCAAGGACCTTGGCACCGGCAAGGAGCAGTCGATCAGGATCACCGCTTCGAGCGGCCTGAGCGAGGAAGAGGTCAAGAAGATGATGCGCGATGCAGAGGCGCACGCCGAAGAGGACAGGAAGAAGAAAGCCCTCGCCGAGGCGAAGAACAGCGCCGACACCCTCGTCTATTCAGTCGAAAAGTCGCTGAAGGACTACGGCGACAAGCTCTCCGAGACCGAGAGGAAGGAGATCGAGGCCGCCCTCGAGAAGTGCAAGCGGCTGAAGGATACCAGCACCGATGCCGCGGAACTGCAGGCTGCGGTCGACGAGCTCACCAAGGCGTCGCACAAGATCGCCGAGCACATCTATCGGCAGCAGCAGGCCCAGCAGGGAGCGGCGGGCGAGGCCGCCGGCGCAGGCGCCGGGGCGCAGGCGAAGTCTCCGGAGGAGGAAGTGGTGGAGGCGGAATTCGAGGATGTAGAAAAGAACAAGTAA
- the grpE gene encoding nucleotide exchange factor GrpE has protein sequence MNEQERTTAASGGAAGKAGELGAAAEVEDKMPEAVETIQNELEEMKDKYVRLYAEFDNYRKKAQKDREELNKYANESLAYELLPVVDNLQMALKHAAEGDGGSLQALVQGVENTLREMHRTLEKFGIVPIEALDKPFDPAYHHAMTQVERADKEPNTVVEEFRKGYLYKDKVLRPSLVVVSKKP, from the coding sequence ATGAATGAGCAAGAACGGACGACAGCAGCTTCCGGGGGCGCAGCCGGCAAGGCCGGCGAGCTCGGCGCCGCTGCGGAGGTCGAAGACAAGATGCCCGAAGCGGTAGAGACCATACAGAACGAGCTGGAAGAGATGAAGGATAAATATGTGCGCCTCTATGCGGAGTTCGACAACTACCGGAAGAAGGCGCAGAAAGACAGGGAGGAGCTCAACAAATATGCCAATGAATCGCTGGCCTATGAGCTCCTGCCGGTTGTCGATAACCTGCAGATGGCGTTGAAACACGCGGCAGAGGGCGACGGCGGATCGCTGCAGGCCCTGGTACAGGGCGTAGAGAATACGCTCAGGGAGATGCACCGGACGCTGGAGAAGTTCGGCATCGTGCCGATCGAGGCGCTCGACAAGCCCTTTGATCCCGCCTACCATCACGCCATGACACAGGTCGAGCGGGCGGATAAGGAGCCCAATACGGTCGTCGAGGAGTTCAGGAAGGGGTACCTCTACAAGGACAAGGTGCTGCGGCCCTCGCTCGTCGTCGTCTCGAAGAAACCGTAA
- the hrcA gene encoding heat-inducible transcriptional repressor HrcA — protein sequence MLDKRSKQVLYAVVQSYIEAPEPVGSRFITKRFSMGCSSATIRNIMADLEDLGLLSQPHTSAGRIPTDKAYRFFVDSLLNAEKKSNYNDFPGEFMKHFTTKLDSVKSDINEMFSEVTATLSLMSNYVGIAVPPKPEKSTFKKIDLIRYRGAKVVALLLTDEGVVKNKVLEVDPQLTQDDLNRIADYLNEEYSGYLLDEIKGMLIGRIKHEKAVWDKLVAKAIEIYEQALSFGGDDIFVSDLYDVMNLPDFSNMARIKELSRAIKDKHMILKLLDELMEAEGVRVVIGDENPIEDLRHLSLVISPYREGDRPMGVIALVGPTRMDYAKAILMVDAMARCVSKTFER from the coding sequence ATGCTTGATAAAAGAAGCAAACAGGTGCTCTACGCCGTAGTGCAGAGCTATATCGAGGCGCCCGAGCCGGTCGGTTCGCGTTTCATAACGAAGCGGTTTTCGATGGGGTGCTCTTCGGCGACTATCAGGAACATTATGGCCGACCTGGAGGACCTCGGGCTGCTGAGCCAGCCCCACACCTCGGCAGGACGGATCCCGACGGATAAAGCGTACCGGTTCTTTGTAGACTCTCTCTTGAATGCGGAAAAGAAGAGTAACTACAACGACTTTCCCGGTGAGTTCATGAAGCATTTTACCACCAAGCTCGATTCGGTAAAGAGCGATATCAACGAGATGTTCTCGGAGGTAACCGCGACCCTCTCGCTGATGTCCAACTATGTGGGCATCGCCGTTCCGCCCAAGCCCGAGAAGAGCACGTTCAAGAAGATCGATCTCATCCGGTATAGGGGGGCAAAGGTGGTCGCCCTGCTCCTGACCGACGAGGGGGTCGTCAAGAACAAGGTGCTCGAGGTAGATCCTCAGCTTACCCAGGACGACCTGAACAGGATAGCCGATTATCTCAATGAAGAGTACTCGGGCTACCTGCTCGACGAGATCAAGGGCATGCTGATCGGGCGGATCAAGCACGAGAAGGCGGTATGGGACAAGCTGGTTGCAAAGGCGATCGAGATCTACGAGCAGGCGCTCTCTTTCGGAGGGGACGATATCTTCGTCTCGGACCTCTACGACGTGATGAACCTGCCCGACTTCTCCAACATGGCGCGCATCAAAGAGCTGTCCCGGGCGATAAAGGACAAGCATATGATCCTGAAGCTCCTCGACGAGCTCATGGAGGCGGAGGGGGTCAGGGTGGTCATCGGCGATGAAAACCCTATCGAGGACCTGAGGCATCTCAGCCTCGTGATCTCCCCCTACAGGGAGGGCGACCGGCCGATGGGCGTTATCGCGCTTGTCGGGCCGACGCGCATGGATTATGCGAAAGCGATACTGATGGTCGATGCGATGGCGCGGTGCGTCAGCAAGACCTTTGAGCGATAG
- the speE gene encoding polyamine aminopropyltransferase, with translation MIKFFEKDPYAPIQYVYEVGTILHKSKSAFQEIMVIENPHFGKMLILDGVVQITERDELFYHEMLVHMVMHAHPDPRRVIVIGGGDGGTVREVLKHKAVEKVYFIEIDEEVINVSKKFFPTVAGGVDDPRVEIKCMDGAEFVKGRDGDIDVVIVDSTDIIGFAKSLFTVEFFKSVKDSLTDEGMFVTLSESLHFHKDIVIEVQEAMKLIFPLVDLYTAPIATYAGNWWTFSAASKKHDLRTMRQPYTIDTRYYSDEIHQQAFMPPKMYERLMQRKLQW, from the coding sequence ATGATCAAGTTTTTCGAGAAGGACCCCTATGCCCCGATACAGTATGTCTACGAAGTAGGAACCATTCTTCATAAGAGCAAGAGCGCATTCCAGGAGATCATGGTGATCGAGAACCCTCACTTCGGCAAGATGCTCATCCTCGACGGCGTGGTGCAGATCACCGAGCGCGACGAGCTCTTCTACCACGAGATGCTGGTGCATATGGTGATGCATGCCCACCCCGATCCGCGGCGGGTGATCGTTATCGGCGGCGGCGACGGCGGGACGGTCAGGGAGGTGCTGAAGCACAAGGCGGTCGAGAAGGTATACTTCATCGAGATCGACGAGGAGGTCATCAACGTATCGAAGAAGTTCTTCCCCACGGTAGCGGGCGGCGTCGATGACCCCCGCGTCGAGATAAAGTGCATGGACGGAGCGGAGTTCGTGAAGGGGAGGGACGGCGATATCGATGTCGTGATCGTCGACTCGACCGACATCATCGGCTTTGCGAAGAGCCTCTTCACCGTCGAGTTCTTCAAGTCGGTAAAGGATTCCCTCACGGACGAGGGCATGTTCGTGACCCTCTCCGAATCGCTCCATTTCCACAAGGATATCGTCATCGAGGTGCAGGAGGCGATGAAGCTCATCTTCCCCCTCGTGGATCTCTATACCGCGCCGATCGCAACCTATGCAGGCAACTGGTGGACCTTCTCCGCTGCTTCGAAAAAGCACGACCTCAGGACGATGCGCCAGCCCTATACTATCGATACCCGCTATTACAGCGATGAGATTCACCAGCAGGCGTTCATGCCGCCCAAGATGTACGAGAGGCTGATGCAGCGGAAGCTGCAGTGGTAG